From a single Okeanomitos corallinicola TIOX110 genomic region:
- a CDS encoding GntR family transcriptional regulator, whose translation MIQFRIQPDSEIPASSQLFNQIRFAIASGQYSPGYKLPSTRALAMQTGLHRNTVSKVYRQLEDEGFVESLAGSGIYVRPQGHEGGSRLQSPILKQYPEAYKVVQKTLDELLNQGCSLNQARELFLAEVDWRLRCSARVLVVVPSQDIGAGELMGDELEESLEIPVQLVVTEELAAVLEQTTSATLVTSRYFIGEVEAIAAPKAVRVIPLDIHDYAKELNVVKSLAKSSCIGIVSLSPGILRATEVILHGLRGDELLVMTSQPKDAYKLNAIVKRSEIIFCTDQVSYSMAQAAIQMVVEDLIRSPKLIRCGNYIGSHSINLLKRELGLI comes from the coding sequence ATGATTCAATTCCGTATTCAGCCAGACAGTGAAATTCCCGCATCTAGCCAACTATTTAATCAAATTCGCTTTGCGATCGCCTCCGGTCAATATTCCCCTGGTTATAAACTGCCTAGTACCAGGGCTTTAGCCATGCAAACCGGACTCCATCGTAATACAGTCAGCAAAGTTTACCGTCAGTTGGAAGACGAAGGATTTGTGGAAAGTCTTGCCGGTTCAGGAATTTATGTCCGTCCCCAAGGTCATGAAGGCGGTAGTAGGTTACAGTCTCCAATTCTCAAACAATACCCGGAAGCATACAAGGTAGTTCAAAAAACCTTAGATGAACTATTAAATCAAGGATGTTCTCTCAACCAAGCCAGAGAATTATTTTTAGCAGAAGTTGACTGGCGTTTGCGTTGTAGCGCCAGAGTTTTGGTAGTTGTACCATCTCAAGATATTGGTGCTGGGGAATTAATGGGAGATGAATTGGAAGAATCCCTAGAAATTCCTGTGCAACTGGTAGTGACAGAAGAATTAGCAGCAGTTTTAGAACAAACAACTTCCGCCACATTAGTCACCAGTAGATATTTTATCGGCGAAGTAGAGGCGATCGCCGCACCCAAAGCCGTCCGCGTTATTCCCCTCGATATTCACGACTACGCTAAAGAACTAAATGTAGTTAAAAGCCTAGCTAAATCCAGTTGTATTGGTATTGTTAGTCTCAGTCCTGGTATTCTCCGCGCCACAGAAGTCATTCTACATGGTTTACGTGGTGACGAATTATTGGTGATGACTTCCCAACCCAAGGATGCTTATAAATTAAACGCTATAGTCAAGCGCTCAGAAATTATATTTTGCACAGATCAAGTTAGTTATTCCATGGCACAAGCAGCTATACAAATGGTTGTGGAAGACTTAATTAGATCACCTAAACTAATTCGCTGCGGAAATTATATTGGTTCTCATTCTATTAATTTACTCAAGCGGGAACTTGGTTTAATTTGA
- a CDS encoding alpha/beta hydrolase, protein MSYIKVRGVEHYYEWIKEPSSGVKPVMVFVHGWAGSSRYWQTTAQALSSEFDCLLYDMRGFGRSHAQLPDGSNLSYELTAYAEDLAALLDALQLPRVYINAHSMGASVATLFFNRYPQRVEKGILTCSGIFEYDEKAFAAFYKFGGLVVKFRPQWLGKIPLADRMFMARFLHSPIPQSERQAFLQDFIDADYDTALGTIFTSVSKEQAETMPQEFANLTVPTLLVAGEYDQIIPAKMGEHAASLNNKVEFIVISKTGHFPMLEDAETYLQKLWEFLGN, encoded by the coding sequence ATGTCTTATATAAAAGTTCGGGGTGTTGAACATTATTACGAGTGGATAAAAGAACCATCCAGTGGGGTAAAACCTGTGATGGTTTTTGTTCATGGTTGGGCGGGTTCTTCGAGATATTGGCAAACTACAGCCCAGGCTTTATCATCAGAATTTGACTGCTTACTTTATGATATGCGGGGTTTTGGGCGCTCCCATGCTCAACTACCAGATGGCAGTAATTTAAGTTATGAATTAACAGCATACGCAGAAGATTTGGCAGCTTTGTTAGATGCGCTGCAACTTCCACGTGTTTATATTAATGCCCATTCTATGGGTGCTTCCGTTGCAACTTTATTTTTTAATCGTTATCCCCAAAGGGTAGAAAAGGGAATTTTAACCTGTAGTGGGATTTTTGAATATGACGAAAAAGCTTTTGCTGCTTTTTATAAATTTGGTGGTTTAGTAGTTAAATTCCGTCCGCAATGGTTAGGGAAAATACCCTTAGCGGATAGGATGTTTATGGCTAGATTTTTACATAGTCCTATTCCTCAATCGGAAAGACAAGCCTTTTTACAAGATTTTATTGATGCTGATTATGATACGGCGTTGGGAACAATTTTTACTTCCGTAAGCAAAGAACAAGCGGAAACAATGCCCCAGGAATTTGCTAATTTAACTGTACCCACTTTGCTGGTGGCGGGGGAATATGATCAAATTATCCCTGCCAAAATGGGGGAACACGCAGCTTCATTAAATAACAAAGTTGAATTTATTGTTATTTCTAAAACTGGACATTTTCCGATGTTGGAAGATGCAGAAACTTATTTACAGAAGCTGTGGGAGTTTTTGGGTAATTAA